A genomic stretch from Kribbella amoyensis includes:
- a CDS encoding AfsR/SARP family transcriptional regulator — MADNLRFFVLRQVGIERDGVPLVLARKPRALLAVLLLRAGRPVSVAQLAERVWGEDLPVDERGALQTYVNRLRAALGEDGAIVQSRAGGYLIEAGPDQLDLAEFEDLVAKADRVAEQDPRAEADLLQQAIALWGDDPLGDTGSEALERLELPALVERRLSVVERRIDAELRVGLDAQLVPELRALTADHPLRERLWAQLMLALHRSGRRAAALSAYDAARRQLVDDLGIEPGKELRDLQQAILAGSESLDAPDLPEPQPAWPVHRQLPLEVADFTGREQLVSRVEKLLTDPDLGIPIVALSGPPGAGKSALAIRVGHRLRSAFPDGQWYVGLAGAGEHPRDPYAVLAELLVNTGLATTAVPDGLDARAALLRSRLADRQVLIVLDDAGKADQVRPLLPGSAGSAVLITSRNSLAGLIALAGGQSVPLDQLAPDESAALVAALLGSTVLDRSEAEELARLCGHLPLALRIAASNLAARPGTDPARYLADLRSGNRLSKLAVFGDPQAAVRNAFEQSYRSLDAETSRLFRLLGVVPGPDFNGDAAAVLLDRPVDEAEAVLGALAAANLVQEHQPGRFQFHDLLRLYAEEHGAADPERSAALDRLLVDYLIRLNAASQAIAPRKIRLPSLPVVADAGLAELTPAEARTWLAAEQVNLVAAVSARAGRPEYTWHLADLLRGPLEADGHIADWREVVTTGLEVALEAGDPRATGSMYRSRGSLYASLGRLEDSEADLLEAARWFRRIGDRTGEISALNSLGISTAFMGRVSVAYDYCRQAYEAAKEAGLQHQTAMTLGNLAAILHQLGRPRESLAAATEARQLQADLGVGPGESSTLHTMAVAQQSLGLLDEALAAMTIELEAVERLGDPRDVAQSLEALATIHRDRGEFEAAEAAALQGVALAIEVQDPMTEAHLRTTLGDALVELARYAEAADSYHAGLVLARQTKSAEVEVRASVGLSQLELVAGDPAAAVEHAERAVAVFETLEMRILEGTARSQLAAARHAAGNLAEARTEAEQAITLHEEAGAPIHTARSHQILARISRSAS, encoded by the coding sequence TTGGCGGACAACTTGCGGTTCTTCGTGCTGCGGCAGGTCGGGATCGAGCGGGACGGTGTCCCGCTGGTGCTTGCCCGCAAGCCACGGGCCCTGCTGGCCGTCCTGTTGTTGCGCGCGGGCCGGCCGGTGTCGGTCGCCCAGCTCGCCGAGCGGGTCTGGGGCGAGGACCTGCCCGTGGACGAGCGGGGCGCGCTGCAGACCTACGTGAACCGGCTGCGGGCCGCGCTCGGCGAGGACGGCGCGATCGTGCAGAGCCGCGCCGGTGGGTACCTGATCGAGGCCGGGCCGGATCAGCTGGACCTCGCCGAGTTCGAGGACCTGGTCGCGAAGGCCGACCGGGTGGCCGAGCAGGATCCGCGGGCCGAGGCCGACCTGTTGCAGCAGGCCATCGCGTTGTGGGGCGACGACCCGCTCGGCGACACGGGGTCGGAAGCGCTGGAGCGGCTCGAGCTGCCCGCGCTGGTCGAACGCAGGCTGAGCGTCGTCGAACGCCGGATCGACGCCGAGCTCCGGGTCGGCCTGGACGCCCAGCTCGTCCCCGAGCTCCGCGCGCTGACCGCCGACCACCCGTTGCGCGAGCGGCTCTGGGCCCAGTTGATGCTCGCCCTCCATCGCAGTGGCCGGCGCGCCGCCGCGTTGTCGGCGTACGACGCGGCCCGGCGGCAGCTGGTCGACGACCTCGGAATCGAACCAGGCAAGGAACTCCGCGACCTGCAGCAAGCGATCCTGGCCGGCTCGGAGTCCCTCGACGCGCCCGACCTGCCCGAACCGCAGCCGGCCTGGCCCGTGCACCGGCAGCTCCCGTTGGAGGTCGCGGATTTCACGGGCCGCGAGCAACTGGTCAGCCGAGTGGAGAAGCTGCTCACGGACCCGGACCTCGGCATCCCGATCGTCGCGTTGTCCGGCCCACCCGGCGCCGGCAAGTCCGCCCTCGCGATCCGGGTCGGCCATCGCCTGCGTTCCGCGTTCCCCGACGGCCAGTGGTACGTCGGGCTCGCAGGCGCCGGCGAGCACCCGCGCGACCCGTACGCCGTCCTCGCCGAGCTCCTCGTGAACACCGGGCTCGCGACCACCGCGGTACCGGATGGCCTGGACGCGCGGGCCGCGTTGCTGCGGTCGAGGCTCGCCGATCGGCAGGTGCTGATCGTGCTCGACGACGCGGGCAAGGCGGACCAGGTCCGGCCGCTGCTGCCCGGATCGGCCGGTAGCGCGGTGCTCATCACCAGCCGGAATTCGCTGGCCGGGCTGATCGCGTTGGCGGGTGGCCAGAGTGTCCCGCTCGACCAGCTCGCCCCGGACGAGTCGGCCGCACTCGTGGCCGCCTTGCTGGGGTCCACGGTGCTCGACCGGAGCGAGGCGGAGGAGCTGGCCCGGCTCTGCGGGCACCTCCCGCTGGCTCTGCGGATCGCGGCGTCCAATCTCGCGGCCAGGCCCGGGACCGATCCCGCGCGGTACCTGGCCGATCTGCGGTCGGGGAACAGGCTCAGCAAGCTCGCGGTGTTCGGTGACCCGCAGGCCGCGGTACGGAACGCGTTCGAGCAGTCGTACCGGAGCCTGGATGCGGAGACGTCGCGGTTGTTCCGGCTGCTGGGCGTGGTCCCGGGGCCGGACTTCAACGGGGACGCGGCGGCTGTCCTGCTCGATCGACCGGTGGACGAGGCCGAGGCCGTCCTCGGTGCGCTGGCCGCGGCGAACCTGGTCCAGGAGCATCAGCCCGGCCGGTTCCAGTTCCACGATCTGCTCCGGCTCTACGCGGAGGAGCACGGCGCCGCTGATCCCGAGCGATCGGCGGCCCTCGATCGGCTCCTGGTGGATTACCTGATCCGGTTGAACGCGGCGTCCCAGGCCATCGCTCCACGCAAGATCCGGTTGCCGTCCTTGCCGGTCGTGGCCGACGCCGGACTCGCCGAACTCACCCCGGCCGAGGCGCGGACCTGGCTGGCCGCCGAGCAGGTGAACCTGGTCGCCGCCGTGTCAGCGCGCGCCGGGCGGCCGGAGTACACCTGGCATCTCGCCGACCTGCTGCGCGGTCCGTTGGAGGCCGACGGCCACATCGCCGACTGGCGCGAGGTGGTGACGACCGGGCTGGAGGTCGCGCTGGAGGCGGGCGATCCGCGGGCGACCGGTTCGATGTACCGGTCCCGCGGCAGCCTGTACGCGAGCCTCGGCCGGTTGGAGGACAGCGAGGCCGACCTGCTCGAGGCCGCCCGCTGGTTCCGCCGGATCGGCGACCGGACCGGCGAGATCAGCGCGCTGAACAGCCTGGGCATCTCGACCGCCTTCATGGGCCGGGTCAGCGTCGCTTACGACTACTGCCGCCAGGCGTACGAGGCGGCGAAGGAAGCGGGCCTGCAGCACCAGACCGCGATGACGCTCGGCAATTTGGCCGCGATCCTGCACCAGCTCGGCCGGCCGCGGGAGTCGCTGGCCGCGGCCACCGAGGCCAGGCAGTTGCAGGCGGACCTCGGCGTCGGTCCGGGCGAGTCCTCGACGCTGCACACGATGGCGGTCGCCCAGCAGTCGCTCGGCCTGCTGGACGAGGCGCTGGCGGCGATGACGATCGAGCTCGAGGCGGTCGAGCGGCTCGGCGATCCGCGGGACGTGGCCCAGTCGCTGGAGGCGCTGGCGACGATCCACCGGGACCGGGGCGAGTTCGAGGCGGCGGAGGCGGCGGCGTTGCAGGGGGTGGCGCTGGCGATCGAGGTGCAGGACCCGATGACGGAGGCCCACCTCCGGACGACGCTCGGCGACGCGCTCGTCGAGCTGGCGCGGTACGCCGAGGCCGCCGACAGTTACCACGCCGGGCTGGTCCTGGCGCGGCAGACGAAGTCGGCCGAGGTGGAGGTACGGGCGTCGGTCGGGCTGTCCCAGCTCGAGCTGGTGGCCGGCGATCCGGCCGCGGCCGTCGAGCACGCGGAGCGCGCGGTGGCCGTCTTCGAGACGCTGGAGATGCGCATCCTGGAAGGGACCGCGCGCTCCCAGCTCGCCGCCGCCCGACACGCGGCAGGGAACCTCGCCGAGGCGCGGACCGAGGCCGAGCAGGCCATCACACTGCACGAGGAAGCCGGAGCCCCCATCCACACCGCCCGCTCCCACCAGATCCTGGCACGCATCTCCCGCAGCGCCTCCTGA
- a CDS encoding resuscitation-promoting factor, with the protein MRKSIIAAVGVTAAFAVVGGSVAYASKSKNVSLSIDGQVQKVHTFGSTVGDALKASNIQVGERDLVAPAVDTKLKDGQEIAVQYGRQLTVTADGTKKSFWTTQDSVSEALTDLGLRYDGAALSTSRSAPIGREGLNLVVNTPKTVQFVRQGKVVSVQSMAGTVGEALTGAKVGYDKDDRITPAVTTALKPGVNRITVVKVDVKKVTKTESIAFEKVETKSAALLVGDTKTTTKGTAGKKSVDYVLTYLDGKLVSTKLLATKVVAQPVDEKVTVGTKPKPEPTETATSEEEPAVGNTGAWDRIAECESGGNWSTNTGNGYYGGLQFSHQTWVAYGGDKYASNAHLASKAQQIAIAEKVRAARGGYGDWPVCGKRA; encoded by the coding sequence GTGCGTAAGTCCATCATCGCGGCCGTCGGCGTGACGGCGGCGTTCGCCGTCGTGGGCGGCAGTGTGGCCTATGCCAGCAAGAGCAAGAACGTGAGTCTGTCGATCGACGGGCAGGTGCAGAAGGTGCACACCTTCGGCTCCACCGTCGGGGATGCGCTGAAGGCGAGCAACATCCAGGTCGGTGAGCGCGACCTGGTCGCCCCCGCCGTCGACACCAAGCTCAAGGACGGTCAGGAGATCGCGGTGCAGTACGGCCGCCAGCTGACCGTCACCGCCGACGGCACCAAGAAGAGCTTCTGGACCACCCAGGACAGCGTCAGCGAGGCGCTGACCGACCTGGGTCTGCGCTACGACGGCGCCGCGCTGTCGACCAGCCGGAGCGCGCCGATCGGGCGCGAGGGTCTGAACCTGGTGGTGAACACCCCGAAGACGGTGCAGTTCGTCCGGCAGGGCAAGGTCGTGTCGGTGCAGTCGATGGCCGGTACGGTCGGCGAGGCGCTGACCGGGGCCAAGGTCGGCTACGACAAGGACGACCGGATCACCCCCGCGGTGACCACCGCGCTGAAGCCGGGCGTGAACCGGATCACCGTGGTCAAGGTCGACGTCAAGAAGGTCACCAAGACCGAGTCGATCGCCTTCGAGAAGGTGGAGACCAAGTCCGCCGCCCTGCTCGTGGGCGACACCAAGACCACCACCAAGGGCACCGCCGGCAAGAAGTCCGTCGACTACGTGCTCACCTACCTGGACGGCAAGCTGGTCAGCACCAAGCTGCTCGCCACCAAGGTGGTCGCGCAGCCGGTCGACGAGAAGGTCACCGTCGGCACCAAGCCGAAGCCGGAGCCGACCGAGACCGCCACCTCCGAGGAGGAGCCGGCCGTCGGGAACACCGGCGCCTGGGACCGGATCGCCGAGTGCGAGTCGGGCGGCAACTGGTCGACCAACACCGGCAACGGGTACTACGGCGGTCTGCAGTTCAGCCACCAGACCTGGGTCGCGTACGGCGGCGACAAGTACGCCAGCAACGCCCACCTGGCGAGCAAGGCGCAGCAGATCGCGATCGCCGAGAAGGTGCGCGCCGCTCGCGGCGGGTACGGCGACTGGCCGGTCTGCGGCAAGCGTGCCTGA
- a CDS encoding 4-(cytidine 5'-diphospho)-2-C-methyl-D-erythritol kinase: MPVPPSAQVTVRSPAKINLGLSVGPPRPDGFHPLATVYQAVALYDDVTATVRDDTDITVEVVGDFAVDVPTDDSNLAVRAARLLQSEYDVTEGVDLSIRKTIPVAGGMAGGSTDAAATLVACNRLWGLQLSQSELQHLAAELGSDVPFCLVGHTALGQGRGEQVTEVMSRGTFHWVFAVADGGLSTPAVYSELDKLRPLRRVEPPEVSPALLSALLSGKAAALAVALSNDLQAAALSLRPELGGVLQFGLDQGALAAMISGSGPTCLFLAADSRRAVDLAVELAESGLCRMVRQAEGPVPGARILPAPITR; the protein is encoded by the coding sequence GTGCCCGTGCCACCATCAGCCCAGGTCACGGTCCGGTCGCCGGCCAAGATCAATCTCGGTCTGTCCGTCGGTCCGCCGCGCCCGGACGGCTTCCACCCGCTCGCCACGGTGTACCAGGCGGTGGCGTTGTACGACGATGTCACCGCGACCGTCCGGGACGACACCGACATCACCGTGGAGGTGGTCGGTGACTTCGCCGTCGACGTCCCCACCGACGACTCGAACCTCGCTGTCCGCGCGGCCCGGCTGCTGCAGTCGGAGTACGACGTCACCGAGGGCGTGGACCTGAGCATCCGCAAGACCATCCCGGTCGCGGGCGGGATGGCCGGTGGCTCGACCGACGCGGCCGCCACCCTGGTCGCCTGCAACCGGCTCTGGGGTCTGCAGCTGTCGCAGTCGGAGCTGCAGCACCTCGCCGCCGAGCTGGGCAGCGACGTGCCGTTCTGCCTGGTCGGCCACACCGCGCTCGGCCAGGGCCGCGGCGAGCAGGTCACCGAGGTGATGTCGCGCGGCACGTTCCACTGGGTCTTCGCGGTCGCCGACGGCGGCCTGTCCACGCCCGCGGTGTACTCCGAGCTCGACAAGCTGCGGCCGCTCCGCCGGGTCGAGCCGCCGGAGGTCAGCCCGGCCCTGTTGTCCGCGTTGCTGTCCGGCAAGGCGGCCGCGTTGGCTGTTGCGCTGAGCAACGACCTGCAGGCGGCGGCGCTGTCGCTACGACCCGAGCTGGGTGGCGTGCTGCAGTTCGGCCTGGACCAAGGCGCGTTGGCGGCGATGATCTCCGGGTCGGGGCCCACCTGCCTGTTCCTCGCCGCGGACAGCCGACGCGCGGTAGACCTCGCCGTCGAACTAGCCGAGTCCGGCCTGTGCCGAATGGTCCGCCAGGCGGAAGGCCCGGTCCCCGGCGCCCGCATCCTCCCAGCCCCCATCACCCGCTAG
- the rsmA gene encoding 16S rRNA (adenine(1518)-N(6)/adenine(1519)-N(6))-dimethyltransferase RsmA → MTSADSSTSAGPRLLGPAEVRSLAASLGLRPTKQRGQNFVIDPNTVRRIVRAAELDPAGEHVLEVGPGLGSLTLALLAEGHRVTAVEIDPLLAGKLPSTIAEYAPGQADRFAVVEADAVVVEAAALGAPTACVANLPYNVAVPVLLHLLRICPSLDHGLVMVQAEVADRLAAPPGSRTYGVPSAKAAWYADVRRAGPIGRNVFWPAPNVDSGLVAFTRREPPSTSASREEVFAVIEAAFSQRRKTIRSALARWTPDRAELDEVLAAAGVDPTVRGEMLAIEEFAALAGAKHAAGTKH, encoded by the coding sequence GTGACCAGCGCCGATTCCTCCACTTCCGCCGGACCGAGGCTCCTCGGTCCGGCGGAAGTGCGTTCACTGGCCGCGTCGCTCGGGCTCCGCCCGACCAAGCAACGCGGCCAGAACTTCGTCATCGACCCGAACACGGTCCGCCGGATCGTCCGGGCCGCCGAGCTCGACCCGGCCGGCGAGCACGTCCTCGAGGTCGGACCCGGGCTCGGCTCGCTCACGTTGGCGCTGCTGGCCGAGGGACACCGGGTCACCGCGGTCGAGATCGACCCGCTGCTGGCCGGAAAGCTGCCCTCGACGATCGCGGAGTACGCCCCGGGTCAGGCGGACCGGTTCGCCGTGGTCGAGGCCGACGCGGTCGTCGTCGAGGCGGCCGCGCTGGGTGCGCCGACCGCCTGCGTGGCCAACCTGCCGTACAACGTGGCCGTGCCGGTGCTGCTCCACCTGCTGCGGATCTGCCCCTCGCTCGACCACGGCCTCGTCATGGTCCAGGCCGAGGTGGCCGACCGGCTCGCGGCGCCCCCCGGCTCCCGGACCTACGGCGTACCGTCCGCCAAGGCCGCCTGGTACGCCGATGTCCGCCGCGCCGGGCCGATCGGGCGGAACGTGTTCTGGCCGGCGCCGAACGTGGACTCCGGCCTGGTCGCGTTCACCCGGCGCGAACCGCCGAGCACGAGCGCCTCGCGGGAAGAGGTGTTCGCGGTGATCGAGGCGGCGTTCTCGCAGCGTCGCAAGACGATTCGCTCGGCGCTGGCCCGCTGGACCCCGGACCGCGCCGAGCTGGACGAGGTCCTCGCCGCGGCCGGGGTGGACCCGACCGTGCGCGGCGAGATGCTGGCCATCGAGGAGTTCGCCGCGCTGGCCGGGGCCAAGCACGCCGCCGGGACGAAGCACTAA